Proteins encoded within one genomic window of Flavobacterium sp. NG2:
- a CDS encoding thioredoxin family protein, translating into MSKFGELINAQVPVLIDFYTEWNESSLSMHPVIKDVAAALGDKAKVIKIDVDKNQELAEALRIKGLPTLMIYKGGQMIWRQSGELDANSIIAIVQEQL; encoded by the coding sequence ATGTCAAAATTTGGAGAACTTATAAACGCACAAGTACCTGTGTTAATCGACTTTTACACAGAGTGGAATGAATCTTCTTTATCGATGCATCCCGTTATCAAGGATGTAGCGGCAGCGCTAGGCGATAAAGCTAAGGTGATTAAAATTGATGTGGATAAAAATCAAGAATTAGCAGAAGCCTTAAGAATTAAAGGGCTTCCTACTTTGATGATTTATAAAGGCGGACAAATGATCTGGAGACAATCCGGAGAACTAGACGCTAATAGTATTATTGCTATTGTTCAAGAGCAATTGTAG
- the rimP gene encoding ribosome assembly cofactor RimP, translating to MVFKEKVNSLLLEALSERPSLFLIDVVVTDAFKIIVTIDGDNGVVLQDCIDISRAVEANLDREEQDFSLEVASFGVGAPLKLVRQYKKNIGRTLIVKTETEKLEAELVDANDDFVILSWEAREPKKIGKGKETVQKKLEIPYGDIKEAIVTVTF from the coding sequence ATGGTATTTAAAGAAAAAGTAAATTCATTATTGTTGGAGGCGTTGTCGGAGCGACCATCACTTTTTTTAATTGATGTAGTGGTTACTGATGCTTTTAAAATTATAGTGACGATTGATGGTGATAATGGCGTTGTTTTGCAAGATTGTATTGATATTAGTCGAGCAGTAGAAGCTAATTTAGACCGTGAAGAGCAAGATTTTTCACTAGAAGTAGCCTCTTTTGGGGTAGGAGCGCCGTTAAAATTGGTGCGTCAGTACAAGAAAAATATTGGTAGAACGCTGATTGTGAAAACGGAAACAGAAAAATTAGAGGCAGAATTAGTTGATGCTAATGATGATTTTGTAATTTTGTCATGGGAAGCAAGAGAGCCAAAGAAGATAGGGAAAGGTAAAGAAACAGTTCAGAAAAAACTGGAGATACCTTACGGAGATATAAAAGAAGCAATTGTTACAGTAACATTTTAA
- a CDS encoding helix-turn-helix domain-containing protein: protein MEIKPIKTETDYNQALERLKVIFDVKMGSPEWGELLALGILIDQYKYNHFATALPDPIEAIKFRMEQMGYNQKDLADIVGLKSRTSEILNRKRKLTLEMIRNLHERLNIPTDVLIQVY, encoded by the coding sequence ATGGAAATTAAGCCAATAAAAACAGAAACAGATTATAATCAGGCATTAGAAAGACTTAAGGTAATCTTTGATGTGAAAATGGGTTCTCCTGAATGGGGTGAGTTATTGGCGCTTGGTATTTTGATTGATCAATATAAGTATAATCATTTTGCTACAGCACTACCTGATCCTATTGAAGCTATTAAATTTAGAATGGAGCAAATGGGTTACAATCAAAAAGATTTGGCTGATATTGTTGGACTGAAAAGTCGTACTAGTGAAATTTTAAATCGAAAAAGAAAACTTACTTTGGAAATGATTCGAAACTTACATGAAAGATTGAACATTCCTACTGATGTTTTAATTCAAGTATACTAA
- a CDS encoding universal stress protein, giving the protein MKRILVPTDFSTHAENALKVAAKIAKKQNCEILLLHMLEIPTQMNDAITGTAGIPEVMLFIRKANETLDNETQKSFLKDIPITKHVQFEKASEGILSFIKKYEIDLIVMGSHGISGLEELLMGSNTEKVVRQSKVPVLVIKNKDFEFNNPHFVFASDFTNEIKAPFSKMLEFASIFDAQLSLVMICTPNSFKTTRTAKKILNDFIAEFELKNHSVHFYNDTNIEKGIINFANDVNADLIGLCTHGRTGLSHFFTGSISEDLVNHASRPVITFKI; this is encoded by the coding sequence ATGAAACGAATTTTAGTCCCTACCGACTTTTCCACGCACGCAGAAAACGCTTTGAAAGTGGCTGCGAAAATTGCGAAAAAACAAAATTGTGAAATTCTGCTGCTTCATATGCTTGAAATCCCCACTCAAATGAACGATGCCATAACAGGAACAGCAGGAATACCCGAAGTTATGCTTTTTATTCGAAAAGCAAACGAAACGCTTGACAACGAAACCCAAAAAAGCTTCCTAAAAGACATTCCAATCACAAAACATGTTCAATTTGAAAAAGCATCAGAAGGAATTCTTTCTTTTATCAAAAAATACGAAATTGACTTAATTGTTATGGGATCACATGGAATATCTGGACTAGAAGAATTACTAATGGGCTCCAATACCGAAAAAGTAGTTCGCCAATCTAAAGTTCCCGTTTTAGTCATAAAAAACAAAGACTTTGAATTCAACAACCCCCATTTTGTTTTCGCCTCCGATTTCACAAACGAAATTAAAGCTCCCTTCAGCAAAATGCTTGAATTCGCTTCCATTTTTGATGCCCAACTTTCCCTTGTTATGATTTGCACCCCAAACAGTTTCAAAACAACAAGAACCGCAAAAAAAATACTAAATGATTTTATTGCCGAATTCGAGTTAAAAAATCATTCTGTTCACTTTTACAACGACACTAATATAGAAAAAGGAATAATCAATTTTGCCAACGACGTAAATGCCGATTTAATTGGACTTTGCACACATGGAAGAACCGGCTTATCTCATTTTTTCACAGGAAGTATCAGCGAAGACTTAGTCAATCACGCATCTAGACCTGTGATTACTTTCAAAATTTAA
- a CDS encoding DUF2723 domain-containing protein, with translation MNKEAFNFNKWNTIIGWITFGIALITYSLTVEPTMSFWDCGEYIATSAKLEVGHPPGAPLFQMIGAFFAMFAMDNQHIALMVNMTSVFSSAFTILFMFWSSSMILRKIIHATSEENNIYSNNQNHSIAILGSSFVGSLAYTFSDSFWYNAVEAEVYAMASLLISLLFWLGLRWEQDMNTPRGNKWLLVISLVIGLSFGVHFMALLTIPSIGLLYYFKNYKTVTVKNFIIANIVVVSVLLFIFKLLLPLTMAFFGKSEIFFVNNFGLPFDAGTILVALLLVAIFYFGLKYTRDKGLVQYNTLLLCILFIFIGFSTWMMLPIRANANTVINENKPSDAAEVLAYYNREQYGVNPLFYGPQYTETFAGLDPETPYLDKAPNYERDYKTGKYVIVNNYKNAVQNSDDRHKTILPRMWSSEHIANYINFTNPPQFTINPNYPYEEDLAKYGVDVSKISEEDYNKAIAQLKNEVEKTVSEFRLAYAQKQIDNEGYVKFLKSYGEYLIIDKPTTADNLSFMVEYQFGYMYWRYLMWNFVGRQSDNQGKYDYLEGNWLSGINFIDEIHLGSQENLPSDIINNKGRNTYYFIPFILGLIGIMYHASKDRKSFYVLLMLFLFMGLALKIYLNERPFEPRERDYALVGSFYVFAIWIGLGVYSLYESLQTYLAPKIAGPIIISACLLAGPVIMASENWDDHDRSGKYTALSMAKAYLNSCDPNAILFTIGDNDTFPLWYAQEIENIRTDVKIVNTSLFMTDWYIDQMKMKTYESDPLPISFTHDQYVGDKLDYVAYIPKTESRWELKAIIDFIKNPQSTVGLQNGQTIHFFPTNKIRIPIDKNTIIKNKVVAPKYNDSIVPYIDIDITGSALYKNRLMMLDLVVNNNWKRPIYFSGGAYDSEDYLWMKEYLQLEGMVYKLVPLKTPIPKDGSPMDMGQIDSDKMYNNIMAWDWGNSDSNKIYHDPETRRESITYRTNLSRLMDQLIAENKIDKAKNIINLAMTKMPLEKFGYYSLIEPFAKGYYQTNQTAKAQDLLTKLIGKYQENLNYYSKIGLAEQSQIAIDIITDIERYRSLLLVMRDNGDLAFYEKNKKTFNTYIEIFERFGREKE, from the coding sequence ATGAATAAGGAGGCATTCAATTTTAATAAATGGAATACTATCATCGGTTGGATTACATTTGGAATCGCATTGATAACTTATAGTTTAACAGTTGAACCTACAATGAGTTTTTGGGATTGCGGTGAATATATCGCTACTTCGGCAAAACTAGAAGTAGGACATCCCCCTGGAGCTCCATTATTCCAAATGATTGGTGCTTTTTTCGCCATGTTTGCCATGGACAACCAACATATAGCATTAATGGTAAACATGACCTCCGTTTTCTCCAGTGCTTTTACTATCCTATTTATGTTTTGGTCATCATCGATGATTTTAAGAAAAATAATTCACGCTACTTCTGAAGAAAACAATATCTATAGTAATAATCAAAATCATTCAATTGCCATTCTAGGAAGCTCTTTTGTAGGCTCATTAGCATATACATTTTCAGACAGCTTTTGGTATAATGCTGTTGAGGCCGAGGTATACGCAATGGCTTCCCTGTTAATATCTTTGCTATTTTGGTTAGGCTTGCGCTGGGAACAAGACATGAATACCCCAAGAGGAAACAAATGGCTTCTGGTTATATCTTTAGTTATTGGACTTTCGTTTGGAGTTCACTTCATGGCACTCTTAACCATTCCTTCTATTGGATTATTATATTATTTTAAAAATTACAAAACGGTAACTGTCAAAAACTTTATCATCGCCAATATCGTTGTTGTTTCTGTATTGTTATTCATTTTTAAACTACTCCTTCCTTTAACCATGGCTTTCTTTGGGAAAAGCGAAATATTCTTCGTCAACAACTTCGGACTACCATTTGATGCCGGAACCATATTAGTTGCCCTTCTTCTAGTTGCTATTTTTTATTTTGGATTAAAATACACTCGAGACAAAGGACTTGTACAGTACAACACCTTACTACTTTGTATACTTTTCATCTTTATTGGTTTTTCAACCTGGATGATGTTGCCTATTAGAGCAAATGCAAATACCGTTATCAACGAAAATAAACCATCAGATGCCGCAGAGGTTTTGGCTTACTACAATCGTGAACAATACGGAGTAAACCCTTTATTTTATGGCCCTCAATACACTGAAACTTTCGCTGGACTAGACCCTGAAACACCTTATCTTGACAAAGCACCTAACTATGAAAGAGATTACAAAACAGGTAAGTATGTCATTGTAAACAACTACAAAAATGCTGTACAAAACAGTGACGACCGCCACAAAACCATTCTACCTAGAATGTGGAGTTCTGAACACATTGCAAACTACATTAACTTCACGAACCCACCTCAATTTACCATCAATCCAAATTATCCTTACGAAGAAGATTTAGCTAAATATGGTGTAGATGTAAGCAAAATTTCTGAAGAAGACTACAACAAAGCCATTGCTCAACTAAAAAATGAAGTAGAAAAAACAGTTTCGGAATTCAGACTTGCTTATGCTCAAAAACAAATTGACAACGAAGGCTATGTAAAATTCTTGAAAAGCTATGGTGAATATTTAATTATAGACAAACCAACCACAGCCGACAACTTGAGCTTTATGGTCGAATACCAATTTGGATATATGTATTGGAGATACTTGATGTGGAACTTCGTTGGAAGACAAAGTGACAACCAAGGAAAATACGATTATCTAGAAGGAAACTGGCTAAGCGGAATCAATTTTATTGACGAAATTCACTTAGGCTCACAAGAAAACCTTCCTTCTGACATTATTAACAACAAAGGAAGAAATACTTACTATTTCATCCCTTTTATCCTTGGACTTATAGGAATTATGTACCATGCTAGTAAAGACCGTAAAAGTTTTTATGTGCTTTTAATGCTGTTTTTATTCATGGGACTGGCATTGAAAATATACCTCAACGAAAGACCTTTTGAGCCAAGAGAACGAGATTATGCCTTGGTAGGTTCTTTCTACGTGTTTGCTATCTGGATTGGACTGGGCGTATATTCTTTATACGAAAGTTTACAAACTTATTTGGCACCAAAAATAGCTGGACCTATTATTATCTCTGCTTGTTTACTTGCTGGACCAGTCATTATGGCCTCGGAAAATTGGGACGACCACGATCGCTCTGGCAAATATACCGCCCTATCAATGGCCAAAGCGTATTTGAATTCTTGTGATCCAAATGCCATCCTATTTACCATCGGGGATAACGACACCTTCCCACTTTGGTACGCACAAGAAATTGAAAACATTAGAACCGATGTGAAAATCGTCAACACCAGCCTTTTCATGACCGACTGGTATATCGACCAAATGAAGATGAAAACCTACGAGTCTGACCCATTACCTATTTCTTTTACACACGACCAATACGTGGGTGACAAATTAGACTATGTGGCTTATATACCGAAGACCGAAAGCAGATGGGAATTGAAAGCAATTATTGACTTTATCAAAAACCCACAATCGACGGTAGGATTACAAAATGGACAAACCATCCACTTTTTCCCTACTAATAAAATCCGAATCCCAATTGACAAAAATACCATTATCAAAAACAAGGTTGTTGCTCCTAAATACAACGACTCAATCGTTCCGTATATCGACATTGATATCACAGGAAGCGCCTTATACAAAAACAGATTAATGATGCTTGATCTCGTGGTTAATAACAACTGGAAAAGACCTATCTATTTTAGTGGAGGAGCCTATGACAGTGAAGATTATCTTTGGATGAAAGAATACCTACAACTAGAAGGAATGGTCTACAAATTAGTCCCATTAAAAACGCCTATTCCAAAAGATGGAAGTCCAATGGACATGGGACAAATTGACTCTGACAAAATGTACAATAACATCATGGCTTGGGACTGGGGAAATAGCGATAGTAATAAAATCTATCACGACCCTGAAACAAGAAGAGAAAGCATCACTTACAGAACCAACTTATCGCGATTAATGGATCAATTAATTGCAGAAAACAAAATAGACAAAGCAAAAAATATCATCAATCTAGCAATGACTAAAATGCCGCTAGAAAAATTTGGTTATTATTCTCTAATTGAGCCTTTTGCCAAAGGATATTACCAAACAAACCAAACTGCAAAAGCACAAGATTTACTAACAAAATTAATAGGTAAATACCAAGAAAACCTAAATTACTACAGCAAAATAGGCCTTGCTGAACAATCTCAGATTGCAATTGATATCATTACCGATATCGAACGCTATAGAAGTCTTTTGCTTGTAATGAGAGATAATGGAGATTTAGCTTTCTACGAAAAAAACAAGAAAACATTCAATACGTATATTGAAATATTTGAACGTTTTGGAAGAGAAAAAGAATAA
- the nusA gene encoding transcription termination factor NusA, producing MENLALIDSFSEFKDDKLIDRVTLMAILEDVFRNALKKKYGSDDNFDIIINPDKGDMEIWRRRVIVADEDLDFENEEITLTEARKIEADFEIGEEVSEEVKLIDLGRRAILALRQNLISKIHEHDNTNLYKQFKDLIGDIYTAEVHHVRPRVVILVDDEGNEIVLPKEKQIPSDFFRKGDNVRGIIESVELKGNKPQIIMSRTSEKFLEKLFEQEIPEVFDGLIMVKNVVRIPGEKAKVAVDSYDDRIDPVGACVGMKGSRIHGIVRELGNENIDVINYTSNIQLFITRALSPAKVSSIKINEETKRAEVFLKLEEVSKAIGRGGHNIRLAGLLTGYELDVIREGDVAGATADEDDVELTEFSDEIEEWVIEEFAKIGLDTAKSILGQEVEDLVRRTDLEEETILDVMRILKEEFES from the coding sequence ATGGAAAATTTAGCATTAATCGATTCATTTTCAGAGTTTAAAGATGATAAACTTATTGATCGTGTAACGCTTATGGCAATTTTAGAAGATGTATTTAGAAATGCATTGAAGAAAAAATACGGTTCAGATGATAATTTTGATATTATTATAAACCCTGACAAAGGGGATATGGAGATTTGGAGAAGGAGAGTTATTGTTGCTGACGAAGATTTAGATTTTGAAAACGAAGAGATTACACTTACTGAAGCAAGAAAAATTGAAGCCGATTTCGAAATTGGTGAAGAGGTTTCTGAAGAAGTAAAATTAATAGATTTAGGAAGAAGAGCGATTTTGGCCTTACGTCAAAATTTGATTTCTAAAATCCATGAGCATGACAATACCAATCTTTATAAGCAATTTAAAGATTTAATTGGCGATATTTACACCGCCGAAGTTCACCATGTAAGACCTAGAGTTGTTATTTTGGTTGATGATGAAGGAAACGAAATTGTTTTGCCAAAAGAAAAACAAATTCCATCTGATTTTTTCCGTAAAGGAGATAATGTTCGTGGAATTATCGAAAGCGTTGAGCTAAAAGGGAACAAGCCTCAAATTATTATGTCTAGAACTTCTGAGAAGTTTTTAGAGAAATTGTTTGAGCAAGAAATACCAGAGGTTTTTGACGGTTTGATTATGGTTAAGAATGTAGTGAGAATCCCTGGTGAGAAAGCAAAAGTAGCGGTAGATTCTTATGATGATAGAATTGATCCTGTAGGAGCTTGTGTGGGAATGAAAGGTTCTCGTATTCACGGTATTGTTCGTGAGTTAGGTAATGAAAATATTGATGTTATTAATTATACAAGTAACATTCAGTTGTTTATAACAAGAGCGTTAAGCCCAGCAAAAGTTTCGTCTATTAAAATTAATGAAGAAACAAAAAGAGCTGAGGTGTTCTTGAAATTAGAAGAAGTTTCTAAGGCTATTGGTCGTGGAGGGCATAACATTAGATTAGCAGGTCTTTTGACAGGTTATGAATTAGATGTTATTCGTGAAGGAGATGTAGCTGGTGCGACTGCTGATGAGGATGATGTTGAATTAACAGAGTTCTCTGATGAGATTGAAGAATGGGTTATTGAAGAATTTGCTAAAATTGGTTTGGATACTGCTAAAAGTATTTTAGGTCAAGAAGTAGAGGATTTGGTAAGAAGAACAGACCTAGAAGAGGAGACTATTCTAGATGTAATGAGAATATTGAAAGAGGAATTTGAAAGTTAG
- the infB gene encoding translation initiation factor IF-2, whose protein sequence is MSEERVIRINKVLRELNISLERAVDYLKDKGISIESNPNTKISGDVYNVLCGQFAGDKGKKEASKEVGEERRKEKEALRIERENELEDKRKQEEEERLRQQEVIKARAVVTGPVQVGKIDLDPKKKTPAPAPAKPVAEKVEEPKAEAVVEKSEPKEPVQEKVVSDKKEPKPVVEAKEVKESKKEVAATPKEEAKATPKTDEAPAEEAIATQYQKLSGAKLTGQTIDLSQFNKPKKKKEEPKITPNKPGAPGANAGANKNKRKRIAPKPGAPKTPGTPGSPNPNKITPNAGGGGFNRSSRPGFVKGNRPAIVAKVEPTEEEVKNQIRETLEKLQGKKGGKSKAAKYRRDKRDTHRQKSDEEQRALDEESKTIKVTEFVTVGEIAIMMDVPITKVIGTCMSLGIMVTMNQRLDAETLTIVADEFGYDVEFITVDIEEAIEVVEDKEEDLVFRAPIVTVMGHVDHGKTSLLDYIRKENVIAGESGGITQHIGAYGVTLDNGQKIAFLDTPGHEAFTAMRARGAQVTDIAIIVIAADDDIMPQTKEAISHAQAAGVPIIFAINKVDKPNANVDKIKERLASMNLLVEDWGGKIQSHDISAKLGTGVKDLLEKVLLEAEILDLKSNPNKAAQGTVVEAFLDKGKGYVSTILVQHGTLRIGDYMLAGKHHGKIKAMHDERGNAVSVAGPSTPVSVLGLDGAATAGDKFNIFEDEKEAKQIAAKRSQLMREQSVRTQRHITLDEIGRRIALGQFKELNVILKGDVDGSVEALSDSFSKLSTEEIQINIIHKGVGAITETDVMLASASDAIIIGFNVRPAGNARQLADKEEIDIRYYSIIYAAIDDLKDAMEGMLAPEMKEEVLGTAEIREIFKISKVGSIAGSMVMDGKITRNGKIRVIRDGVVVHEGELVALKRFKDDVKEVTKGYDCGIQIKGFNDIEERDVIEAYHEVAIKKKLK, encoded by the coding sequence ATGTCTGAAGAGAGAGTTATAAGAATAAACAAAGTTTTAAGAGAATTGAATATTTCTCTAGAAAGAGCTGTGGATTATCTAAAAGATAAAGGAATTAGTATTGAGTCTAATCCAAACACAAAAATTTCTGGTGACGTATACAATGTCTTGTGCGGTCAATTTGCGGGTGACAAAGGGAAAAAAGAAGCTTCTAAAGAAGTGGGAGAAGAGCGAAGAAAAGAAAAAGAGGCTTTACGTATCGAAAGAGAAAATGAATTAGAAGATAAACGTAAGCAAGAGGAAGAAGAGCGTTTGAGACAGCAAGAAGTAATCAAAGCGAGAGCTGTGGTAACAGGACCTGTTCAAGTGGGAAAAATTGATCTTGATCCTAAGAAGAAAACGCCAGCACCAGCACCAGCAAAACCAGTTGCCGAAAAGGTTGAAGAACCTAAGGCAGAAGCTGTGGTTGAAAAATCAGAGCCAAAAGAACCTGTACAAGAAAAAGTTGTTTCAGACAAAAAAGAGCCTAAACCTGTTGTGGAAGCTAAAGAGGTTAAAGAGTCTAAAAAAGAAGTAGCTGCTACTCCTAAAGAAGAAGCTAAAGCAACTCCTAAAACAGATGAAGCCCCTGCTGAAGAAGCAATTGCTACTCAATATCAAAAATTATCTGGTGCTAAATTAACAGGACAAACGATTGATTTGTCTCAGTTTAATAAACCTAAGAAGAAAAAAGAAGAGCCTAAAATCACTCCTAATAAGCCAGGTGCTCCAGGAGCAAATGCAGGTGCTAATAAAAATAAACGTAAAAGGATTGCTCCTAAACCAGGTGCTCCTAAAACGCCAGGAACTCCAGGTTCACCAAATCCTAATAAGATTACGCCAAATGCTGGTGGAGGTGGTTTTAACCGTAGTTCAAGACCAGGCTTCGTAAAAGGAAATAGACCAGCTATAGTAGCAAAGGTTGAACCTACGGAGGAAGAAGTTAAAAATCAAATTCGTGAGACTCTAGAGAAACTACAAGGTAAAAAAGGTGGTAAATCTAAAGCAGCGAAATATAGAAGAGATAAAAGAGATACACACCGTCAAAAATCTGATGAGGAGCAAAGAGCTTTAGATGAAGAAAGCAAAACAATCAAAGTTACTGAGTTTGTAACTGTAGGTGAAATTGCTATTATGATGGATGTGCCTATTACAAAAGTAATTGGTACTTGTATGTCATTAGGTATCATGGTAACCATGAACCAGCGTCTAGATGCTGAAACCTTAACTATTGTGGCTGATGAGTTTGGTTATGATGTTGAATTCATTACTGTAGATATTGAAGAAGCAATTGAAGTTGTTGAAGATAAAGAAGAAGATTTAGTATTTAGAGCGCCAATCGTAACTGTAATGGGTCACGTCGATCATGGTAAGACCTCTTTGCTGGATTATATTCGTAAAGAAAATGTTATCGCTGGAGAGTCTGGAGGAATCACACAACATATTGGTGCCTACGGAGTAACTTTGGATAACGGACAAAAAATAGCATTCCTTGATACACCAGGTCACGAGGCGTTTACCGCGATGCGTGCACGTGGAGCTCAAGTTACCGATATTGCTATTATCGTAATTGCGGCCGATGATGATATCATGCCACAAACAAAAGAGGCAATTAGTCATGCTCAAGCGGCAGGTGTTCCAATCATTTTTGCGATAAACAAAGTTGATAAGCCTAATGCAAATGTGGATAAAATCAAAGAGCGTTTGGCAAGTATGAATTTACTTGTTGAAGATTGGGGTGGAAAAATCCAATCTCATGATATCTCTGCAAAACTAGGTACAGGAGTAAAAGATTTATTAGAGAAAGTATTATTAGAGGCTGAGATTTTAGATTTGAAATCGAACCCTAATAAAGCAGCTCAAGGAACTGTAGTGGAAGCTTTCTTAGATAAAGGAAAAGGATATGTGTCAACTATTTTAGTACAACATGGTACTTTAAGAATTGGTGACTATATGTTAGCAGGTAAGCATCACGGTAAAATCAAAGCGATGCACGATGAAAGAGGAAATGCCGTTTCTGTTGCAGGACCTTCTACACCAGTATCTGTTCTTGGTTTGGATGGCGCAGCTACAGCAGGTGATAAGTTTAATATTTTTGAAGACGAAAAAGAAGCAAAACAAATTGCAGCTAAACGTTCTCAATTAATGCGTGAACAGTCAGTACGTACTCAACGTCATATTACATTGGATGAAATTGGTCGTCGTATTGCTTTAGGTCAATTTAAAGAATTGAACGTAATCCTTAAAGGGGACGTGGATGGTTCTGTGGAAGCATTATCTGATTCGTTCTCTAAATTATCTACCGAAGAAATTCAAATTAACATTATCCATAAAGGTGTTGGAGCAATTACAGAGACTGACGTTATGTTGGCATCGGCTTCTGATGCAATTATTATCGGATTTAACGTTCGTCCTGCTGGAAACGCAAGACAATTAGCTGATAAAGAAGAAATCGATATCCGTTACTACTCTATTATCTATGCTGCTATCGATGACTTGAAAGATGCGATGGAAGGAATGTTAGCGCCAGAGATGAAAGAAGAGGTATTAGGTACAGCTGAAATTAGAGAGATATTCAAAATCTCTAAAGTAGGTTCTATTGCTGGATCGATGGTGATGGATGGTAAGATTACTAGAAATGGTAAGATTAGAGTTATCCGTGATGGTGTTGTAGTTCACGAAGGGGAATTAGTTGCCTTGAAACGTTTCAAAGACGATGTAAAAGAAGTAACTAAAGGTTATGATTGTGGTATCCAAATTAAAGGATTCAACGACATCGAAGAAAGAGATGTTATCGAAGCATACCATGAGGTAGCAATCAAAAAGAAATTGAAATAA
- a CDS encoding polysaccharide deacetylase family protein: protein MSFYWIKTNAFIKWIFSNYVWDIPNNENKIYLSFDDGPTPEITDWVLEELKKHNAKATFFCVGKNIEEQPQLFEKIIENKHAIGNHTFNHLNGWKTATKKYIKNVKRCAKIIAKHNYSLTSKFFRPPYGKMTNGQLDELKKEGYKIIMWDVLSADFDTSISKEKCLKNVISNIKPGSIIIFHDSVKAFQNLKYTLPRVLDFIDEKKFQYDVIP from the coding sequence ATGAGCTTCTACTGGATAAAAACAAATGCATTTATCAAATGGATATTTTCAAATTATGTATGGGACATCCCTAACAATGAAAATAAAATATACCTAAGTTTTGATGATGGCCCTACACCAGAGATTACAGATTGGGTATTAGAAGAACTTAAAAAACACAATGCCAAAGCCACCTTTTTTTGCGTAGGCAAAAACATTGAAGAACAACCACAATTATTCGAAAAAATAATTGAGAACAAGCACGCCATTGGAAACCACACCTTCAACCACTTAAATGGATGGAAAACAGCCACTAAGAAATACATAAAGAATGTAAAAAGATGCGCAAAAATCATTGCTAAACACAACTATTCTTTAACTTCAAAATTCTTTCGTCCTCCTTATGGAAAAATGACAAATGGACAACTTGACGAACTTAAAAAAGAAGGCTATAAAATTATTATGTGGGATGTATTGAGTGCCGACTTTGACACTTCAATCTCAAAAGAAAAATGCTTGAAAAATGTAATATCAAATATCAAACCGGGAAGTATCATTATATTTCACGACAGCGTTAAAGCATTCCAAAATTTAAAATACACACTTCCGAGAGTTTTAGATTTTATTGATGAAAAGAAGTTTCAGTATGATGTCATACCGTAA